In Carassius gibelio isolate Cgi1373 ecotype wild population from Czech Republic chromosome B20, carGib1.2-hapl.c, whole genome shotgun sequence, the following are encoded in one genomic region:
- the ndufaf4 gene encoding NADH dehydrogenase [ubiquinone] 1 alpha subcomplex assembly factor 4 — protein MGSRVTRLIRNFNLENRAQREISKTKPTAAPRHPSSRSPGEELPGEVHLKNDPLLSMLKDVYVESKDPDPQAEAGPEVKKVEEDTQRRALKYSLPGDPYGFCDVTDVPKGRLSLVEALTALNNHKRLPKTWTPEKLAQEYSLDPKDAKALTEFFFPFDIKIIPPKTEETQQIKDS, from the exons ATGGGCTCAAGAGTAACACGCCTGATCAGAAACTTTAATCTAGAGAACCGAGCTCAACGAGaaataagcaaaacaaaaccTACAGCAGCACCTCGACATCCATCCAGCAGAAGTCCAGGAGAAGAGCTCCCGG GAGAGGTTCACCTGAAGAATGATCCACTGCTGTCGATGCTCAAGGACGTTTATGTGGAGTCTAAAGATCCAGATCCTCAG GCTGAAGCAGGTCCCGAGGTTAAGAAGGTCGAGGAGGACACGCAGCGCAGGGCACTGAAGTACAGTCTGCCGGGAGACCCCTATGGTTTCTGTGATGTCACTGATGTTCCCAAAGGCAGACTGTCGCTTGTGGAAGCTTTAACTGCCCTGAACAATCACAAACGCCTCCCTAAGACATGGACTCCAGAGAAGCTGGCACAGGAGTACTCTCTGGACCCGAAAGATGCCAAAGCACTGACTGAATTCTTTTTCCCCTTTGACATCAAAATCATTCCACCAAAAACAGAGGAGACCCAACAGATCAAGGATTCTTAG
- the gpr63 gene encoding probable G-protein coupled receptor 63 — protein MLYSSTSPPVASGQPSATLYLTPQVLTQPAGTSAMENSSAKVNSSLELRALSEYVTPSTIWQDPVQGLNLPIQVFFGLVIICVLLLAFLGNMVVCLMVYQRAAMRSAINILLASLAFADMMLAVLNMPFALVTMVTTRWIFGEAFCRISAMFFWMFLMEGVAILMIISVDRFLIIVQKQDKLSPRRAKVLIAVSWSLSFCFSFPLSIGHPALYNPPRAPQCVFGYTVERGDHAYVMLIMLLFFFVPFLVMLYTFMGILSTLRHNALRIHSHPDSVCFSQASKLGLMSLQRPFQMNVDMSFKTRAFTTILILFSVFTACWAPFATYSLLSTFSHAFYYRQNFFEISTWLLWICYLKSALNPLIYYWRIKKFRDACLDLMPKYFKFLPPLPGNTKRRIRPSAVYVCGDHRSVV, from the coding sequence ATGCTTTATTCCTCCACTAGTCCACCTGTGGCTTCAGGGCAGCCTAGTGCCACCCTGTACCTCACGCCTCAGGTGCTGACCCAGCCGGCAGGTACAAGTGCCATGGAGAATTCCTCGGCAAAAGTCAACAGCTCGCTAGAGCTCCGGGCGCTATCAGAATACGTAACGCCTTCAACCATTTGGCAGGACCCTGTTCAGGGCCTGAACCTGCCCATTCAGGTGTTCTTTGGCCTGGTTATCATCTGTGTGCTGCTGCTGGCCTTCCTCGGAAACATGGTGGTCTGCCTCATGGTTTACCAGAGAGCCGCTATGCGTTCTGCTATTAACATCTTGCTGGCCAGTCTCGCCTTTGCCGATATGATGCTAGCGGTCCTCAACATGCCCTTTGCGCTAGTCACAATGGTGACCACGCGCTGGATCTTCGGAGAGGCATTTTGCCGCATCTCGGCCATGTTCTTCTGGATGTTCCTGATGGAGGGAGTGGCTATTTTGATGATCATCAGTGTGGACCGCTTCCTAATCATTGTGCAAAAGCAGGACAAGCTTAGTCCACGCAGAGCCAAAGTGTTGATCGCAGTCTCATGGTCTCTGTCCTTCTGCTTTTCTTTCCCACTCTCCATTGGCCACCCAGCCCTGTACAATCCCCCCAGAGCACCGCAGTGTGTTTTCGGCTACACGGTTGAGCGTGGCGACCATGCTTACGTTATGCTCATTATGCTGCTGTTCTTCTTTGTACCATTTCTGGTGATGCTGTACACATTCATGGGCATCTTGAGTACTCTCCGCCACAACGCGCTGCGCATCCACTCCCACCCCGACTCGGTGTGCTTCAGCCAGGCCAGCAAGCTGGGTCTGATGAGTCTGCAGAGACCCTTTCAGATGAATGTAGACATGAGCTTCAAAACACGTGCCTTCACCACCATCCTCATTCTGTTCTCAGTGTTCACCGCATGCTGGGCGCCGTTCGCCACCTACAGCCTGCTGTCCACCTTCAGTCACGCCTTCTACTACCGGCAGAACTTTTTTGAGATCAGCACGTGGCTGCTGTGGATCTGCTACCTCAAATCGGCCCTGAATCCTCTCATCTACTACTGGAGAATCAAGAAGTTCCGTGACGCCTGCCTCGACCTGATGCCCAAGTACTTCAAGTTCCTGCCGCCGCTGCCTGGCAATACGAAGAGACGTATCCGCCCCAGTGCTGTTTATGTGTGTGGAGATCATCGCTCTGTGGTGTAG